A part of Neovison vison isolate M4711 chromosome 8, ASM_NN_V1, whole genome shotgun sequence genomic DNA contains:
- the UBXN2A gene encoding UBX domain-containing protein 2A gives MKEVDNLESIKEEWVCETGSDNQPLSDDRQRNCDYFVDSLFEEAEKVGAKCMSPTEQKKQVDISIKLWKNGFTVNDDFRSYSDGASQQFLNSIKKGELPLELQGIFDKEEVDVKVEDKKNEVCMSTKPVFQPFSGQGHRLGSATPKIVSKAKSIEVENKNNLSVQLNNLEPITNVQIWLANGKRIVQKFNISHRISHIKDFIEKYQGSQRSPPFSLATALPFLKLLDETLTLEEADLQNAVIIQRLQKTAEPFRELS, from the exons ggttTGTGAAACAGGATCTGACAACCAGCCTCTGAGTGATGATCGACAAAGAAATTGTGACTATTTTGTTGACAGCCTTTTTGAGGAAGCAGAGAAGGTTGGTGCCAAATGCATGTCTCCCACTGAACAGAAAAAACAG GTGGATATAAgtataaaattatggaaaaatggATTCACAGTCAATGATGATTTCAGAAGTTACTCTGATGGTGCAAGTCAGCAGTTTCTGAACTCCATCAAAAAAGG GGAGTTACCTTTGGAATTACAGGGAATTTTTGATAAAGAGGAGGTGGATGTTAAAGttgaagacaaaaaaaatgaagtatgtaTGTCAACGAAGCCTGTATTCCAGCCCTTCTCAGGACAGGGTCACAGACTAGGAAG TGCCACACCAAAAATTGTTTCTAAGGCAAAGAGTATCGAAgttgagaataaaaataatttatccgTTCAACTAAACAATCTGGAACCCATCACTAATGTACAGATCTGGTTAGCCAATGGAAAAAGGATTGTCCAGAAATTTAACATTTCTCACAG GATAAGCCACATCAAAGACTTCATCGAAAAATACCAAGGATCTCAAAGAAGTCCTCCCTTTTCCCTGGCCACAGCTCTTCCTTTCCTCAAATTGCTAGATGAAACACTCACATTGGAAGAAGCAGATTTACAGAATGCTGTAATCATTCAGAGACTCCAAAAAACCGCTGAACCTTTTAGAGAACTTTCATAA